A single genomic interval of Pseudorca crassidens isolate mPseCra1 chromosome 19, mPseCra1.hap1, whole genome shotgun sequence harbors:
- the LOC137211785 gene encoding neuroligin-2-like, protein MLFLHGGSYVEGTGNMLDGSVLATYGNVIVSTLNYRLGVPGFLSTGDQTAKGNYGLMDQIQALRWLSENIAHFGGDPEHITVFGSGAGASCVNLLILSHHSEGLFQKAIAQSGTAISSWSVNYQPLKYTRLLAAKVGCDREDSAKAVECLCRKPSRELVDQDVQPACYHIAFGPVVDGDIVPDDPEILMQQGEFLNYDMLIGVNQGVGLKFVEDSAESEDGMSASAFDFTVSNFVDNLYGYPEGKDVLRETIKFMYTDWADRDNGEMWRKTLLALFTGHQWVAPAVATAKLHADYQSPVYFYTFYHHCQAEGRPEWADAAHGHELPYVFGVPMVGATDLFPCNFSKNDVMLSAVVMTYWTNFAKTG, encoded by the exons ATGCTGTTTCTGCATGGAGGCTCCTACGTGGAGGGCACCGGGAACATGTTGGATGGCTCTGTCCTGGCCACCTACGGCAACGTCATTGTATCCACACTCAACTACCGGCTTGGGGTGCCTG GTTTTCTCAGCACTGGGGACCAGACTGCAAAAGGCAACTACGGGCTCATGGACCAGATCCAGGCCCTGCGCTGGCTCAGTGAGAACATTGCCCACTTTGGGGGCGACCCCGAGCACATCACCGTCTTCGGATCTGGGGCAGGGGCCTCCTGTGTCAACCTTCTGATCCTCTCCCACCATTCGGAAG GGCTGTTCCAGAAGGCCATCGCCCAGAGTGGCACTGCTATCTCTAGCTGGTCTGTCAACTACCAGCCTCTCAAGTACACGCGGCTGCTGGCGGCCAAGGTGGGCTGTGACCGGGAGGACAGCGCCAAGGCCGTGGAGTGTCTGTGCCGGAAGCCTTCTCGGGAGCTGGTGGACCAGGACGTACAGCCCGCCTG CTACCATATCGCCTTTGGGCCCGTGGTGGACGGTGACATAGTCCCCGATGACCCTGAGATCCTCATGCAGCAGGGAGAATTCCTCAACTATGACATGCTCATCGGTGTCAACCAGGGAGTGGGCCTCAAGTTCGTGGAGGACTCGGCGGAGAGCGAGGACGGCATGTCCGCCAGCGCCTTCGACTTCACCGTCTCCAACTTTGTGGACAACCTATATGGCTACCCGGAGGGCAAGGATGTGCTGCGGGAGACCATCAAGTTTATGTACACGGACTGGGCCGACAGGGACAATGGCGAGATGTGGCGCAAGACCCTGCTGGCGCTCTTTACCGGCCACCAGTGGGTGGCACCGGCTGTGGCCACCGCCAAGTTGCACGCTGACTACCAGTCCCCTGTCTACTTTTACACCTTCTACCACCACTGCCAGGCTGAGGGCCGGCCCGAGTGGGCAGATGCAGCGCACGGGCATGAGCTACCCTACGTCTTTGGTGTGCCCATGGTGGGTGCCACCGACCTCTTCCCCTGCAACTTCTCCAAGAATGATGTCATGCTCAGCGCCGTGGTCATGACCTACTGGACCAACTTCGCCAAGACCGGGTGA